Below is a genomic region from Pseudomonadota bacterium.
TTCCAGGCTAAAGAAACCGACCCGGGTAGCGCATCAGCTGAAGCACGCGGTGCATGCGGTGGCGGGTCTCTGCCGGTAGCCCTCGGGCAGGCCGTTCCTCGAGCAGCTGATCCAGTTCGCCCTGCAGCGCGTCGAACTCCTCGAATAGATCCTTCAGCTCAAACAGGCCGGCGCTGCCGCGTAGCTGGTGAACTTCGGTGCGAAGCATCCTCAGTGCCTCCCGATCCGGCGGGTCAGCCAGACACTGATCCTGCCATTGCTCCATCTGGTCTGCCCGGCTGGCAAAGGTATCGACGAACTGGGCCTTCAAGCGCACGATATGCGCAGCGGTTGCCGGCTTTAGATCGCGCCGGCTACTCACGCGGTAGGCCGGTCAAAGCCTGCTGAATTGTGCTCGCCAGCGCCACCAGTTCGAATGGCTTGGCGATGAAACCCTGGCATCCGGCCTGGCGCGTGCGGCGAGCGACGTCTTCGCCGGTCGCCGCCGACATGGCGAGCACGGGCAGCTCCGGCGCTCGACTCTTTAGGGCGCTGACCACTTCAAGCCCGTCGCTGCCGTAGAGATCCAGATCCACCAACGCTAGGTCTGGAAGGCGCTGCTGGCTGATCACGCTCGTAACCTCCGCCAGACTGGCTCGGCAGTCCACCTCATGCCCCGCGTCAGCCAGCGCCAGGCTCAGCACCGCGCGAATGTTGCTGTCGTCGTCGACAACCAGGATTCGCGCCTGGGTGCTCGCCACAGTTTTGGCCCGCGCGATGGGTGGTCGTGCCGGCAGCGGCAGCTCGAGCGTGAAACACGACCCTTCCCCGGGTGTGCTGCTGACCGTCAGCGTGCCGTCCATCGCCTCCGCAAGCTGTCGACTGATGGCCAGTCCAAGCCCGGCACCGGGGCGGCCAGCGGCGCCGGCACCGCGCTCAAAGGGCACAAAAATTCGCTCGAGCTCAGCCGGTGTGATGCCGCTGCCGCTGTCGGTAACCGAGACCTGCAGCCGCTGCCCGGAGACCCGCCAGGACAGCTCAATACCGCCGGTTTCCGTGTGACGCACCGCATTGGTCAGCAGGTTGATCAGAATCTGTCGGCAGCGCACCGGATCGAGGACAAGGTCCAGCGCCGCCGCGGCTGGCGCGTTTAAGGTCAGCTCCAGGTGCTTGGCGGCCGCCAGCGGATGCATCTGCCGGACGATTCCGGAGAAAAGCACCCCGGCATCGGTGGTCTCCCGATTGATCACCACCTCGCCACTCTCAGCAGCGCCGTGTTCAAGCAGATTGTCGATCAACGACAACAGATAGAGCGCCGACTCCCGGATACCTGACAGCGCCTGTTCGGGCCCGGCAACACCCTGCTGCATCAGCTCGGTGAAACCCATGACGGCAGTCAGCGGAGACCGAAACTCATGAGACATGCCCGCGATAAAACGGCTCTTGGCGGTGCTGGCCGTCTCGGCCTCCGCCCGAGCCTGCTCCAGCGCCTCAGTGAGCTTTTCGAGACGCCGATTCAATAGCTGGATCTCATGCGCCTGCTGCTGGACATTCTGGGTTACCGCATGGCTCGCGCTCGCGTCGATCAGCAGCACCTCGTAGCCAGCCTCAGCGGCAAAAACGTGAACATCGACGATCTGCCTGGAGTCCAGGTTTACGACCGGAAATGAGACTGGCGCAACGCCTTCCGCGCCCACCAGGCAGGGCAGAATTTCCGGGAGGTCGACGCCGGGCTCCGCGCCAGCCAGTAGCTGCGCCCCGAGGCTGCGCTGCACGCAAAGCGCTTGATCCGTTTCGATCCACTGCGGCGCCTGCG
It encodes:
- a CDS encoding ATP-binding protein, whose translation is MNALAQIHLPDNIRERVFDVLTATQAPQWIETDQALCVQRSLGAQLLAGAEPGVDLPEILPCLVGAEGVAPVSFPVVNLDSRQIVDVHVFAAEAGYEVLLIDASASHAVTQNVQQQAHEIQLLNRRLEKLTEALEQARAEAETASTAKSRFIAGMSHEFRSPLTAVMGFTELMQQGVAGPEQALSGIRESALYLLSLIDNLLEHGAAESGEVVINRETTDAGVLFSGIVRQMHPLAAAKHLELTLNAPAAAALDLVLDPVRCRQILINLLTNAVRHTETGGIELSWRVSGQRLQVSVTDSGSGITPAELERIFVPFERGAGAAGRPGAGLGLAISRQLAEAMDGTLTVSSTPGEGSCFTLELPLPARPPIARAKTVASTQARILVVDDDSNIRAVLSLALADAGHEVDCRASLAEVTSVISQQRLPDLALVDLDLYGSDGLEVVSALKSRAPELPVLAMSAATGEDVARRTRQAGCQGFIAKPFELVALASTIQQALTGLPRE